A genomic region of Trueperaceae bacterium contains the following coding sequences:
- a CDS encoding DNA polymerase I, whose translation MKTFYLIDGHAQLFRAYYAPFRDLTSPGGEPVKAVYVFTQMLLNIVRNERPDYLAVAFDVSDATTLRKGFYPEYKANRERSPEDLQVQYERIREVIDAFGLPVFELEGYEADDLIATIAERLKGEEVELRVASKDKDLHQLLSRKVKLWDPSKGDLLDDVTLRAEKGYGPEQAVEIQALVGDPVDNVPGARGVGVKTAVRLIDEYGTAEAAIANADRLTPKLRENLLAHAEQLALTRRLVTLARDAPIDFDLAACALRAPDAARLRELFDALGFRAFAEQVTAIEGGPEGIGLGGATSRARSASPGPR comes from the coding sequence ATGAAGACGTTCTATCTCATCGACGGCCACGCGCAGCTCTTCCGCGCCTACTACGCGCCGTTCAGGGACCTCACGAGCCCCGGCGGTGAGCCAGTGAAGGCCGTGTACGTCTTCACGCAGATGCTGCTGAACATCGTCCGCAACGAGAGGCCCGATTACCTCGCCGTCGCCTTCGACGTCAGCGACGCCACGACGCTGCGCAAGGGCTTCTACCCGGAGTACAAGGCCAACCGCGAGCGCTCGCCGGAGGACCTGCAGGTGCAGTACGAGCGCATCCGCGAGGTGATCGACGCCTTCGGGCTGCCGGTCTTCGAACTCGAGGGGTACGAGGCCGACGACCTGATCGCCACCATCGCCGAGCGTCTCAAGGGGGAGGAAGTCGAGCTCCGCGTCGCCAGCAAGGACAAGGACCTGCACCAGCTCCTCTCTCGCAAGGTGAAGCTGTGGGACCCGTCGAAGGGCGATCTGCTCGACGACGTGACGCTCCGCGCCGAGAAGGGTTACGGACCCGAGCAGGCGGTGGAGATCCAGGCGCTCGTTGGCGACCCGGTCGACAACGTGCCGGGCGCGCGCGGCGTGGGCGTCAAGACGGCCGTCAGGTTGATCGACGAGTACGGCACGGCCGAGGCGGCCATCGCCAACGCCGATCGGCTCACGCCCAAGCTGCGCGAGAACCTACTCGCCCACGCGGAACAGCTGGCGCTGACGCGGCGCCTGGTGACCCTCGCGCGCGACGCGCCCATCGACTTCGACCTCGCCGCCTGCGCCCTCCGCGCGCCCGACGCGGCGCGGCTCCGCGAGCTCTTCGACGCGCTCGGCTTCCGGGCGTTCGCGGAGCAGGTCACCGCCATCGAGGGCGGCCCCGAGGGGATCGGGCTGGGAGGGGCCACCTCGCGCGCGCGAAGCGCCTCGCCTGGTCCGCGCG